The following is a genomic window from Mycolicibacterium sp. TY81.
GGACCCCGACGTCGTCGCTCTGGTCGCCCGGCAGATCGCCGAGGTGGTCCGCGCCGGTGCCCAGGTCGCCGTCGTCATCGGTGGCGGCAACTTCTTCCGCGGTGCGCAGTTGCAGCAGCGCGGCATGGAGCGGACCCGCAGTGACTACATGGGCATGCTCGGCACCGTGATGAACAGCCTTGCGCTGCAAGACTTCCTGCAGAAGGAAGGCATCGACACCCGCGTGCAGACCGCCATCACCATGGGGCAGGTCGCCGAGCCGTACATCCCGCTGCGGGCGCGCCGGCACCTCGAGAAGGGCCGCGTGGTCATCTTCGGCGCGGGCATGGGCCTGCCGTACTTCTCCACCGACACCACCGCCGCGCAGCGCGCGCTGGAGATCGGTGCCGAGGTGGTCCTGATGGCCAAGGCCGTCGACGGCGTGTTCACCGCGGACCCGCGTGAGGTGCCCGACGCCCAGATGATCACCAGCATCACCCATCGTGAGGTGTTGGAACGCGACTTGAAGGTCGCCGATGCCACCGCGTTCAGCCTGTGCATGGACAATGGCATGCCGATGCTGGTCTTCAATCTGCTGACCGAAGGCAATATCGCGCGCGCGGTCGCGGGTGAGAAGATCGGAACGCTGGTCTCCAGCTAGAGCTGGGGCCGGGCGAGCGGGACTGACGGGAGAAGATGAAGTGATCGAGGAAACCCTCTTCGATGCCGAAGAGAAGATGGACAAGGCCGTCGCGGTGGCCCGTGACGACCTCGGGTCGATCCGCACCGGCCGGGCCAACCCGGGCATGTTCAACCGGATCAACATCGAGTACTACGGCTCGATGACGCCCATCACCCAGCTGGCGAGCATCAACGTCCCCGAGGCGCGCTTGGTCGTCATCAAGCCCTATGAGGCCAACCAGCTCAAGGCCATCGAGGACTCCATCCGGAACTCGGACCTCGGCGTCAACCCGAGCAACGACGGCAGCGTCATCCGCATCTCGATCCCGCAGCTGACCGAGGAACGCCGCCGGGAACTGGTCAAGCAGGCCAAGGGCAAGGGCGAGGACGCCAAGGTGTCGGTGCGCAACATCCGTCGCAAGGCGATGGACGAGCTGTCCCGGATCAAGAAGGACGGCGAGGCCGGCGAGGACGAGGTCGCGCGCGCCGAGAAGGATCTGGACAAGACGACCGCCACCTACACGGCTCAGATCGACGAGCTGGTCAAGCACAAGGAAGGCGAACTGCTCGAGGTCTGAGGATCTCCAGCCGTCCGCATCCGCACATTCGTGGCCACCGAAACCACCCCCACGGGGGAGCCCAAGAAGACATCGCGCGCCGGGCGCAACCTGCCCGCAGCCATCTCCGTCGGCGTCCTCCTGGGCGGCACCGTCATC
Proteins encoded in this region:
- the frr gene encoding ribosome recycling factor gives rise to the protein MIEETLFDAEEKMDKAVAVARDDLGSIRTGRANPGMFNRINIEYYGSMTPITQLASINVPEARLVVIKPYEANQLKAIEDSIRNSDLGVNPSNDGSVIRISIPQLTEERRRELVKQAKGKGEDAKVSVRNIRRKAMDELSRIKKDGEAGEDEVARAEKDLDKTTATYTAQIDELVKHKEGELLEV
- the pyrH gene encoding UMP kinase, whose amino-acid sequence is MASPDNEADNGGQGLIRPAYKRVLLKLGGEMFGGGAVGLDPDVVALVARQIAEVVRAGAQVAVVIGGGNFFRGAQLQQRGMERTRSDYMGMLGTVMNSLALQDFLQKEGIDTRVQTAITMGQVAEPYIPLRARRHLEKGRVVIFGAGMGLPYFSTDTTAAQRALEIGAEVVLMAKAVDGVFTADPREVPDAQMITSITHREVLERDLKVADATAFSLCMDNGMPMLVFNLLTEGNIARAVAGEKIGTLVSS